From a region of the Gossypium raimondii isolate GPD5lz chromosome 10, ASM2569854v1, whole genome shotgun sequence genome:
- the LOC128033669 gene encoding uncharacterized protein LOC128033669 yields the protein MFSTLWSLCLEDLPKLKDTCFENGFEFPYLRDLTLTNCPLLRTFISKSVCGDEPQIHQPTETNNSAVLNQKVVFPRLEKLLIQGCDSLEEIIELQALNANEAQSTSATRSTMAETVTTKFVFPHLTHLGLDKVPSLKSFYSRMHTTQWPSLKFMKVIECPKAQIFGEVEIPNQQPLFCVNEDTFPVLQELTLKTNDMIKGIWDGQLSLQCFPNLKLLNLQFFPETFTTLPYSFIQSLPKLEKLVINNASISEIVRFEGLINEERHTSACYQLEALRLSQLPELTLKTLEPFLLSFKNLLSMEVSRCHGFINLMACSTAKSLTLLERLSIADSELIEEIISCEGEELQASIVFPKLEYLQLSHLPSLASFSLAHHLLEFPVLQMVKVKKCPKMKNFCQGELSTPRLEQAHLTGDEDGELQWEGDLNTTIKHMFDEMNVQNSQAVEVTDQLLQMK from the exons ATGTTCTCTACACTGTGGTCCCTGTGTCTGGAAGACCTTCCCAAACTCAAAGATACCTGCTTTGAGAATGGCTTTGAATTCCCATACTTAAGAGATTTAACACTAACAAATTGTCCTCTGCTGAGAACATTCATCTCTAAATCTGTATGTGGAGATGAACCTCAAATTCACCAACCTACAGAAACAAATAACTCTGCTGTCCTCAATCAAAAg GTTGTTTTCCCTCGTTTGGAGAAGTTGCTGATTCAGGGCTGTGATTCGTTAGAAGAAATAATTGAGCTGCAAGCACTCAATGCCAATGAAGCACAGTCAACATCAGCTACTCGGTCTACTATGGCAGAAACAGTGACGACCAAGTTTGTATTTCCCCATCTAACGCACCTTGGACTGGATAAGGTGCCGAGTTTGAAAAGTTTCTACTCTAGGATGCATACCACCCAATGGCCATCATTGAAATTTATGAAGGTTATTGAATGCCCCAAAGCACAGATATTTGGTGAGGTTGAAATCCCAAACCAACAACCCTTGTTTTGCGTCAATGAG GACACTTTCCCTGTTTTACAAGAATTAACACTGAAGACGAATGATATGATAAAGGGGATATGGGATGGACAACTCTCATTGCAGTGTTTCCCAAACCTCAAACTTCTTAACCTCCAATTCTTTCCTGAGACATTCACTACTCTTCCATATTCCTTCATTCAGTCACTACCAAAGCTTGAGAAGCTTGTTATAAACAATGCCTCCATTTCTGAAATAGTCCGGTTTGAAGGACTCATCAACGAGGAAAGGCACACATCGGCATGCTATCAGTTAGAGGCCTTAAGGTTGTCTCAACTTCCAGAGCTAACATTAAAGACTTTAGAGCCATTTTTGTTGTCTTTCAAAAATCTATTAAGTATGGAAGTTTCAAGATGCCATGGATTCATCAATCTAATGGCTTGCTCGACAGCTAAGAGCCTGACACTACTAGAAAGATTGAGCATAGCTGATTCTGAGCTGATAGAAGAAATCATATCATGTGAAGGTGAAGAGTTACAGGCCAGCATTGTTTTTCCCAAGCTGGAGTATTTGCAACTAAGTCATCTGCCAAGTCTAGCAAGCTTTTCCTTGGCGCATCACTTGTTGGAGTTCCCAGTCTTGCAAATGGTGAAGGTGAAAAAGTGCCCCAAAATGAAGAATTTCTGTCAAGGAGAGTTAAGCACACCAAGGCTGGAACAAGCGCACTTAACAGGAGATGAGGACGGTGAACTGCAGTGGGAAGGCGACCTTAACACTACCATAAAACATATGTTCGATGAAATG AATGTTCAAAATTCTCAAGCGGTCGAGGTTACTGATCAGTTGCTCCAAATGAAATAA
- the LOC128034041 gene encoding uncharacterized mitochondrial protein AtMg00810-like, whose translation MMEMFEMSDLGRMNYFLGMEVKQTEKGIFLSQSSFTMKILDKFSMKNCKPTSTPMAVGVKLSRQGSGEPICETMYKSLIDFQAPKRVLRYIKGTIDHGVLFKRAENMKLIGYVDSDWAGSSDDMRSTSGYAFSLGSSMFCWSSKKQSRGTINKAGLICCQHLL comes from the exons atgatggaaatgtttgaaatgtctgaTTTAGGCAGAATGAACTACTTCCTTGGAATGGAAGTGAAGCAAACAGAAAAGGGAATCTTTCTTAGTCAGAGTTCTTTTACTATGAAGATCCTGGATAAGTTCTCTATGAAGAACTGCAAGCCAACAAGCACACCAATGGCTGTTGGAGTGAAGCTTTCGAGGCAAGGGAGTGGTGAACCAATTTGTGAGACTATGTACAAGAGTCTCATTG ACTTTCAAGCGCCTAAAAGAGTGCTAAGATACATCAAAGGCACCATTGATCATGGTGTATTGTTCAAAAGGGCTGAAAACATGAAGCTGATAGGCTATGTTGATAGTGACTGGGCTGGATCGAGTGATGACATGAGGAGCACATCCGGATATGCATTTAGTCTTGGCTCAAGCATGTTTTGCTGGAGTTCTAAGAAACAAAGTCGTGGCACAATCAACAAAGCAGGTTTAATATGTTGTCAGCATCTGCTGTGA
- the LOC105775775 gene encoding protein trichome birefringence-like 38, translated as MGQHFLSGIITQDLHNHTVSTVTFKHYKVSVMLFRSLYLVDVDKETIGRVLKLNSVRNGNLWKEIDVLIFNTWHRWHRRGLKQQWDYVQFDGKIRKDIDRTVAFRTALRTWAKWVDSDVDTNRTKVIFQGISPSHYNGIDWNEPGVRNCSRQTTPFKGSIYPTGLPLAEYVVKEVIRNIKKPVHLLDITMLSQLRKDAHPSTYNDFNGMDCTHWSLPASPIHGIYFCMQLSSNSREIWFRH; from the exons ATGGGCCAACATTTTTTATCTGGTATAATCACACAAGACTTGCATAATCACACTGTTTCCACTGTTACTTTCAAG CATTATAAGGTATCCGTGATGCTATTTCGTTCGTTGTACTTAGTAGACGTTGATAAGGAAACAATTGGCAGAGTTCTGAAATTGAATTCTGTAAGGAATGGAAATCTATGGAAAGAAATTGATGTTTTGATATTCAACACTTGGCATAGGTGGCACCGTAGAGGACTGAAGCAACA ATGGGATTATGTGCAATTTGATGGGAAGATTCGTAAGGACATTGATCGCACGGTTGCTTTTCGTACAGCTTTGAGAACATGGGCTAAATGGGTTGATTCAGATGTGGATACCAATAGGACTAAAGTTATATTTCAAGGAATTTCCCCTTCTCACTACAA TGGCATAGATTGGAATGAGCCAGGAGTAAGGAATTGTTCAAGGCAGACGACACCATTCAAGGGATCGATTTATCCAACTGGTTTGCCTCTGGCAGAGTACGTAGTTAAAGAGGTAATAAGGAACATCAAGAAACCTGTTCATTTGCTTGATATTACAATGCTCTCTCAATTAAGAAAAGATGCACATCCTAGCACTTACAATGACTTCAACGGCATGGATTGCACCCACTGGTCGTTGCCGGCCTCCCCGATACATGGAATCTACTTCTGTATGCAGCTCTCATCAAATAGCAGAGAAATTTGGTTCAGGCACTAG
- the LOC128034040 gene encoding uncharacterized protein LOC128034040 translates to MIPKHRFIETLNRYRIFVGDHLISNWLPRHECSRRLALQLYSNICLDNGVKMLLGKAEDLYLDLKGLEGIKNVLAELNKGNDFPHLQSLHVQNGMQVQYITMNKIELSELRFIKLERLPQLISFCCQEERCSTSFEPLPLFINQTYHWSSNLRRLIITACGKLEHLLSPSVARSLVQLHRFEIWGCESLREIIFTEEIEEEDQEEMNNVICFPRLNFLDMHSLRNLISFCSGNYNIEFPLLKKLEIDGCPKLKEFISESGIESGMHTLFNKKMIFHNELPPDSFRNLRELSVSRCEILKNLFPASIAKHLLQLEDLSISRCGVEEIVSEGEGVEQQPVSFEFPKVSSLAVKHLEKLKCFYKGQHTIVWPMLKKLTTDCSALLMIVGLEDVRIQERKGNGEAVLLVEEVIPNLETLELRNFSDTDQFPSDLFPRIKVFEVGGGFHSGSSYIFPLVRRFYNLETLNFSHFDFKHVVPCKGDVGTLSPIKNLTLLSSKNLKHLWRKDSEFGHILSSLQKLTIWGCHDLKNIGASSLSFQNLTTLWVSYCKMMTNLVTPLVVENLVQLTTMRVRDCSEMTEIVTNEGDYHQTIVVRKLKCLEISDLQRLTSFCPGRYTFNFPCLEEVVVERVDSIAHLFWTSQEIWKRNPQEILESKNLGRMEIYKCSSLSYIFTPSMLLSLKQLKRIEVKECNTMEQVIREDDEGATIHNLIFRNLSFVKIETCPNLTIFYLGSRPLEIPKLRVITIAECPKMTAFTSTISRKSEKVIDEQDVEDDTAALFYDKVVIPHLVNLKLSSINIHKIWHHPSHPPERNQMFSTLWSLCLEDLPKLKDTCFENGFEFPCLRDLTLTNCPLLRTFISKSVCGDEPQIHQPTQTNNSAVLNQKVVFPRLEKLLIQGCDSLEEIIELQALNANEAQSTSATRSTMAQTVMTKFVFPHLTHLGLDKVPSLKSFYSRMHTTQWPSLKFMKVIEGPKVQIFGEVEIPNQQPLFCVNEDTFPVLQELTLKTNDMIKGICDGKLSLQCFPNLKLLNLQFFPETSTTLPYSFIQSLPKLEKLVINNASISEIVRFEGHINEERHTSACYQLEALRLSQLPELTLKTLEPFLLSFKNLLSMEVSRCHGFINLMACSTAKSLTLLERLSIADSELVEEIISCEGEDLQASIVFPKLKYLQLSHLPSLASFSLAHHSLEFPVLQIVIVTDCPKMKNFSQGELSTPRLEHMHLTRDEDGELQWEGDLNTTIKHMFDQMNMQNSQAIEVTDQLLQLE, encoded by the exons ATGATTCCAAAGCATCGATTCATTGAGACATTGAACAGATACAGGATTTTTGTAGGTGATCATCTTATATCCAACTGGCTTCCAAGACATGAATGTTCAAGGAGATTGGCGCTCCAGTTATATTCAAACATTTGTTTGGATAATGGGGTGAAAATGTTGCTGGGAAAGGCTGAAGATTTGTACCTAGACCTAAAAGGACTTGAAGGCATCAAGAATGTACTTGCAGAGTTAAATAAAGGGAACGATTTTCCACATTTACAGAGTCTTCATGTCCAAAATGGTATGCAGGTGCAATATATCACAATGAACAAAATTGAGCTCTCTGAATTACGTTTCATAAAACTTGAGAGGCTGCCGCAACTTATTAGCTTTTGCTGTCAAGAGGAAAGGTGTTCCACGAGTTTTGAGCCCCTACCACTTTTCATTAATCAG ACATATCATTGGAGTTCGAATTTGAGGAGGTTGATCATCACTGCATGCGGCAAGTTGGAGCATCTGTTGTCACCCTCTGTCGCCAGGAGTCTGGTGCAGCTCCACCGCTTTGAGATATGGGGCTGTGAGTCCTTAAGGGAGATAATATTTACAGAGgaaatagaagaagaagatcaagAAGAAATGAATAATGTGATTTGTTTCCCCCGATTAAACTTTCTGGATATGCATTCCCTTCGAAACCTCATCTCCTTCTGCTCAGGAAATTATAATATCGAATTCCCTTTGTTGAAAAAGCTAGAGATTGACGGTTGCCCgaaattaaaagaattcatTAGTGAAAGCGGTATTGAGTCCGGCATGCATACTCTCTTCAATAAGaag ATGATATTTCATAATGAGCTACCACCAGATTCTTTTCGAAATCTACGAGAATTAAGTGTTTCAAGGTGtgagattttgaaaaatctatTTCCAGCATCCATAGCCAAACATCTTTTACAACTTGAAGATTTAAGCATAAGCCGGTGTGGGGTGGAGGAGATTGTATCGGAAGGGGAAGGTGTGGAGCAGCAGCCTGTGAGTTTTGAGTTTCCCAAAGTGTCTTCCCTTGCGGTTAAACACTTAGAAAAGCTCAAATGTTTCTATAAAGGGCAACATACAATTGTGTGGCCAATGTTGAAAAAATTGACCACGGATTGTTCTGCTTTGCTAATGATAGTGGGTTTAGAAGATGTTAGAATCCAGGAAAGGAAGGGAAATGGGGAGGCAGTTTTGTTGGTTGAAGAG GTCATTCCCAATTTAGAGACACTTGAGTTACGAAATTTTAGTGATACGGATCAATTTCCATCGGATTTGTTCCCTCGCATTAAGGTTTTTGAAGTGGGTGGTGGCTTCCATAGTGGATCTTCTTATATATTTCCTCTTGTCCGAAGATTCTACAATTTGGAAACTCtaaattttagtcattttgattTCAAACATGTAGTCCCTTGTAAGGGAGATGTTGGGACTCTCTCACCAATAAAAAATCTGACATTGCTTTCTTCCAAAAATCTTAAGCATTTATGGAGGAAAGATTCGGAATTTGGTCATATTCTCTCTAGTCTCCAAAAACTCACAATTTGGGGATGTCatgatttgaaaaatattggAGCCTCGTCATTATCTTTCCAAAATCTCACAACTTTGTGGGTGTCATATTGCAAAATGATGACAAATTTAGTTACACCCTTAGTAGTTGAGAATCTGGTGCAATTAACAACAATGAGGGTAAGAGACTGCAGTGAAATGACAGAAATAGTGACAAATGAGGGAGACTATCATCAGACAATAGTTGTCAGGAAattgaaatgtttagaaataaGCGACCTACAAAGGCTCACAAGCTTTTGTCCAGGGCGTTACACCTTCAACTTCCCTTGTTTGGAAGAAGTAGTTGTGGAAAG GGTGGATTCAATAGCCCATTTGTTTTGGACATCTCAagaaatatggaaaagaaacccTCAAGAAATTTTGGAGTCGAAGAACCTTGGCAGAATGGAGATTTATAAATGTAGCAGCTTGAGCTATATTTTTACCCCGTCTATGCTTTTGAGCCTCAAGCAACTAAAAAGGATAGAAGTAAAAGAATGCAATACAATGGAACAAGTGATCAGGGAAGACGACGAGGGAGCAACCatacataatttgatatttcGTAACCTCTCCTTTGTAAAAATAGAGACGTGTCCCAACttgacaattttttatttgggaagTCGACCTCTTGAAATTCCAAAGTTGCGGGTTATTACGATAGCCGAGTGCCCAAAAATGACAGCATTTACTTCTACAATTTCAAGAAAGAGTGAAAAAGTGATTGACGAGCAAGACGTGGAAGATGATACTGCCGCTTTATTCTATGACAAG GTTGTCATTCCCCATTTGGTGAATCTGAAGTTGTCCTCCATTAACATTCATAAGATATGGCACCACCCATCCCACCCACCAGAGAGGAATCAGATGTTCTCTACACTGTGGTCCCTGTGTCTGGAAGACCTTCCCAAACTCAAAGATACCTGCTTTGAGAATGGCTTTGAATTCCCATGCTTAAGAGATTTAACACTAACAAATTGTCCTCTGCTGAGAACATTCATCTCTAAATCTGTATGTGGAGATGAACCTCAAATTCACCAACCTACACAAACAAATAACTCTGCTGTCCTCAATCAAAAg GTTGTTTTCCCTCGTTTGGAGAAGTTGCTGATTCAGGGCTGTGATTCGTTGGAAGAAATAATTGAGCTGCAAGCACTCAATGCCAATGAAGCACAGTCAACATCAGCTACTCGGTCTACTATGGCACAAACAGTGATGACCAAGTTTGTATTTCCCCATCTAACGCACCTTGGACTGGATAAGGTGCCGAGTTTGAAAAGTTTCTACTCTAGGATGCATACCACCCAATGGCCATCATTGAAATTTATGAAGGTTATTGAAGGCCCCAAAGTACAGATATTTGGTGAGGTTGAAATCCCAAACCAACAACCCTTGTTTTGCGTCAATGAG GACACTTTCCCTGTTTTACAAGAATTAACACTGAAGACGAATGATATGATAAAGGGGATATGTGATGGAAAACTCTCATTGCAGTGTTTCCCAAACCTCAAACTTCTTAACCTCCAATTCTTTCCTGAGACATCCACTACTCTTCCATATTCCTTCATTCAGTCACTACCAAAGCTTGAGAAGCTTGTTATAAACAATGCCTCCATTTCTGAAATAGTCCGGTTTGAAGGACACATCAACGAGGAAAGGCACACATCGGCATGCTATCAGTTAGAGGCCTTAAGGTTGTCTCAACTTCCAGAGCTAACATTAAAGACTTTAGAGCCATTTTTGTTGTCTTTCAAAAATCTATTAAGTATGGAAGTTTCAAGATGCCATGGATTCATCAATCTAATGGCATGCTCGACAGCTAAGAGCCTGACACTACTAGAAAGATTGAGCATAGCTGATTCTGAGTTGGTAGAAGAAATCATATCATGTGAAGGTGAAGACTTACAGGCCAGCATTGTTTTTCCCAAGCTGAAGTATTTGCAACTAAGTCATCTGCCAAGTCTAGCAAGCTTTTCATTGGCGCATCACTCGTTGGAGTTCCCAGTCTTGCAAATAGTGATAGTGACAGACTGCCcaaaaatgaagaatttttCTCAAGGGGAGTTAAGCACACCAAGGCTGGAACATATGCACTTAACAAGAGATGAGGATGGTGAACTGCAGTGGGAAGGCGACCTTAACACCACCATAAAGCATATGTTCGATCAAATG AATATGCAAAATTCTCAAGCGATCGAGGTAACTGATCAGTTGCTCCAACTGGAATAA